The Arcobacter sp. LA11 genome includes a region encoding these proteins:
- a CDS encoding DUF3144 domain-containing protein — MKDKEAFVKRADAHIFLANDQMSEEVSPGEVSSSFMYGLTRFNAWIAARSFETKEDMIEGKEEAIEYFLKEYKQMLEQHLDEHIEKFDFNS, encoded by the coding sequence ATGAAAGATAAAGAAGCATTTGTAAAAAGAGCTGACGCACATATTTTTTTAGCAAACGATCAAATGAGTGAAGAAGTAAGTCCAGGAGAAGTAAGTTCTTCATTTATGTATGGTCTTACAAGGTTCAATGCATGGATAGCAGCACGTTCATTCGAAACAAAAGAAGATATGATAGAGGGAAAAGAAGAAGCAATAGAATACTTCCTTAAAGAATATAAACAAATGTTAGAACAACATTTAGATGAACATATTGAAAAATTTGATTTTAATAGCTAA
- a CDS encoding pentapeptide repeat-containing protein, protein MFKTNDYWEEEFIEYSDKNLDGIYFDNCTFIKCDFSKAIFYSCKFTECTFIKCDLSLSSLNSCTFNDVIFENSKLLGLSWSKCDEPFDVKFDSCNLSQNSFHMLDLRGMKFINSLIKDTGFEECNLERAVFDNCDLELTSFINNNLKKSNFETSKNYLIDPKQNDIEKAQFSLPEALSFLSLLPIQIK, encoded by the coding sequence ATGTTTAAGACAAATGATTATTGGGAAGAAGAATTTATAGAATACTCTGATAAAAATCTAGATGGTATTTATTTTGATAATTGTACTTTCATAAAATGTGATTTTTCAAAAGCTATTTTTTATAGTTGTAAATTCACAGAGTGTACTTTTATAAAATGTGATTTGTCTTTATCTTCTTTGAATTCTTGTACTTTCAATGATGTTATATTTGAAAACTCAAAGCTTTTAGGACTATCTTGGAGTAAGTGTGATGAACCATTTGATGTGAAATTTGATTCTTGCAATTTATCCCAAAACTCTTTTCATATGTTAGATTTAAGAGGAATGAAATTTATTAATTCACTTATAAAAGATACTGGCTTTGAAGAGTGTAATCTAGAACGTGCAGTTTTTGATAACTGTGATTTAGAACTAACATCTTTTATAAATAATAATCTAAAAAAATCAAACTTTGAAACTTCAAAAAATTATCTAATAGACCCAAAACAAAATGACATTGAAAAAGCCCAATTTTCTCTCCCTGAGGCTTTGAGTTTTTTAAGTTTGCTTCCTATTCAAATAAAGTAA
- the hrpB gene encoding ATP-dependent helicase HrpB gives MKNLPIYEVLDDIKTTLKRESTLILEAPPGAGKSTVVPISLLNESWLEDKMIIMLEPRRVAARMVAQQMAKLLGEEVGQSIGYQVKMESCYSKNTKLLVVTEAILVRKLQSDQALEDVALVIFDEFHERSIHTDLSLALSLQVQELLRDDLKLLIMSATLNSKELINLLGDVPIISSKGKSYSVENIYLEANIKQPDIKSIHLLLLDTTLKAIKEDEGDILVFLAGAKEIKKLQSLLEDKLKGKDIEILPLYSALNKQKQDKAISKSKKRKIILSTNIAQTSLTIEGVKVVVDSGLEKQSIYNYSNGMNHLELSFISDDSAVQRAGRAGRLSDGKCYKLWHKSKILQNSTKPEILRSDLTSFFLDLALWGIKDIKELKFLDYPLEQAQNGTKTILQELKMIDESFEITPFGKKSFSLGIHPRFAFMILGANNFGFAYEACLLSAMLIEKDIFTNRNFNCDIYSRFVHLYEKDFDSFFINSFHAKNVLKQADFFYSKLKTIEKVKKNKTPISEDILSILLLLAYPDRLARKRAENDNRYKLSNGKGAILNIEDALFNEEFLVVSNINAHNKNSYINLALRISLETIEKEFKTYIKKEESITYNKENKKFDIRKKCYFYELELYSTPIPTESKHDFSKLLLELIKKEGLELLTWDKKTIDLKNRVNFIRENMDIDLEEFTTESLLERVEDWLEPYLHNIKTVKELESLDLYSILFGSISWENQQRLDILAPSYIKVPSGSNIKIDYSNSKTPILAVKIQEMFGMSDTPKILNNTVSLQIHLLSPARRPIQITYDLKSFWNNSYDEVRKELFSKYKKHYWPDNPFEAIATNKTKKNMLKSK, from the coding sequence GGCTAAACTTTTAGGAGAAGAAGTAGGTCAAAGTATTGGATATCAAGTAAAGATGGAGAGCTGTTACTCTAAAAATACAAAATTATTAGTTGTAACTGAAGCTATACTAGTACGAAAACTTCAAAGTGATCAAGCTTTAGAAGATGTTGCTTTAGTGATTTTTGATGAATTCCATGAAAGAAGTATACATACTGATTTATCTCTTGCTTTATCTTTGCAAGTACAAGAACTTTTAAGGGATGATTTAAAACTGTTAATCATGTCTGCAACGCTAAACTCAAAGGAGTTGATAAATCTTTTAGGTGATGTTCCTATTATAAGTTCAAAAGGTAAGTCTTATAGTGTTGAAAATATATATCTTGAAGCAAATATAAAACAACCAGATATCAAGAGTATACATCTTCTTCTTTTAGATACTACGCTAAAAGCTATAAAAGAAGATGAAGGAGATATTTTAGTTTTTTTAGCTGGTGCAAAAGAGATTAAAAAACTTCAATCTTTATTAGAAGATAAATTAAAAGGTAAAGATATAGAAATTCTTCCCTTGTATTCCGCTCTTAACAAACAAAAGCAAGATAAAGCTATATCTAAATCAAAAAAAAGAAAAATAATCCTTTCAACTAATATTGCCCAAACATCTTTGACTATTGAAGGAGTAAAAGTTGTGGTTGATTCTGGCTTAGAAAAGCAATCAATATATAACTATTCAAATGGAATGAATCACTTAGAATTATCTTTTATTTCAGATGATTCAGCTGTTCAAAGAGCAGGACGTGCTGGAAGACTAAGCGATGGGAAGTGTTATAAACTTTGGCATAAAAGTAAGATATTACAAAACTCAACAAAACCTGAAATACTAAGATCTGATTTAACTTCATTTTTCTTAGATTTAGCTCTTTGGGGTATTAAAGATATTAAAGAGTTGAAGTTTTTAGATTATCCATTAGAGCAAGCTCAAAACGGTACAAAAACAATACTTCAAGAACTAAAGATGATAGATGAAAGTTTTGAGATAACACCTTTTGGTAAGAAATCTTTTTCTCTTGGAATTCATCCAAGGTTTGCTTTTATGATATTAGGTGCAAACAATTTTGGTTTTGCCTATGAAGCTTGCCTTTTATCAGCAATGTTAATTGAAAAAGATATATTTACAAATAGGAATTTTAATTGTGATATATACTCAAGGTTTGTACATTTATATGAAAAGGATTTTGATAGTTTTTTTATAAATTCTTTTCATGCAAAAAATGTTTTAAAACAAGCAGATTTTTTTTATTCAAAATTAAAAACTATTGAAAAAGTTAAAAAAAATAAAACCCCAATAAGTGAAGATATTTTAAGTATCTTACTTCTTTTAGCATATCCTGATAGACTTGCCCGTAAAAGAGCAGAAAATGACAATAGATATAAACTAAGTAATGGTAAAGGTGCTATTTTAAATATAGAAGATGCTTTGTTCAACGAAGAGTTTCTAGTAGTATCAAATATAAATGCACATAATAAAAACTCATATATAAACTTAGCTCTTAGAATATCTTTAGAAACAATAGAAAAAGAGTTTAAAACATATATTAAAAAAGAAGAGAGCATAACTTATAACAAAGAGAATAAAAAATTTGATATAAGAAAAAAATGCTATTTTTATGAACTTGAATTATATTCAACACCAATACCAACTGAATCAAAACATGATTTTTCAAAACTTCTTTTAGAGTTAATTAAAAAAGAGGGTTTAGAGCTTTTAACTTGGGATAAAAAAACAATTGATTTAAAAAATAGGGTTAATTTTATAAGAGAAAATATGGATATCGATTTAGAAGAATTTACTACAGAGTCTTTATTAGAAAGAGTAGAAGATTGGCTTGAACCTTATTTACATAATATTAAAACAGTAAAAGAACTGGAATCGTTGGATTTGTATTCTATTTTGTTTGGCTCAATCTCTTGGGAGAATCAACAACGCTTAGATATTCTTGCACCAAGTTATATAAAGGTGCCAAGTGGTTCAAATATAAAGATTGATTATAGCAATAGTAAAACTCCTATTTTAGCTGTTAAGATACAAGAGATGTTTGGTATGAGTGATACTCCAAAGATATTGAATAATACGGTTTCTTTGCAAATACATCTTTTAAGTCCTGCACGAAGACCTATACAAATAACTTATGATTTAAAAAGTTTCTGGAACAATTCCTACGATGAGGTTAGAAAAGAGTTGTTTTCAAAGTATAAAAAACATTATTGGCCTGATAATCCTTTTGAAGCAATTGCTACAAATAAAACAAAGAAAAATATGTTAAAATCCAAATAA